The Neofelis nebulosa isolate mNeoNeb1 chromosome X, mNeoNeb1.pri, whole genome shotgun sequence genome has a segment encoding these proteins:
- the SLC7A3 gene encoding cationic amino acid transporter 3 isoform X1 — protein MLWHALRRFGQKLVRRRTLEPGMADTRLARCLSTLDLVALGVGSTLGAGVYVLAGEVAKDKAGPSIVICFLVAALSSVLAGLCYAEFGARVPRSGSAYLYSYVTVGELWAFTTGWNLILSYVIGTASVARAWSSAFDNLIGNHISRTLQGSISLHVPYVLAEYPDFFALGLVLLLTGLLALGASESALVTKVFTVVNLLVLGFVIVSGFIKGDLHNWKLTEEDYKLTVARLNDTYSLGPLGSGGFVPFGLEGILHGAATCFYAFVGFDCIATTGEEAKNPQRSIPVGIVISLLVCFLAYFGVSSALTLMMPYYQLQPESPLPEAFLHTGWAPARYVVAIGSLCALSTSLLGSMFPMPRVIYAMAEDGLLFRVLARIHSGTHTPIVATVVSGIVAAFMAFLFELADLVDLMSIGTLLAYSLVAVCVLILRYQSEVKNEEDQVELQEEKTAEAEKLTLQGLFCPLNSNPTPLSGQVVYVCSSLVALLLTLLCLVLTKWPVPLLSGDPVWTAVVVLLLMLITGITGVIWRQPQSSTPLHFKVPALPLLPLMSIFVNVYLMMQMTAGTWARFGVWMLIGFAIYFGYGIHHSLEEVKSDQPPLKSRAKTLDLDLSSACTPSI, from the exons ATGCTGTGGCACGCACTTCGCAGATTTGGTCAAAAGCTGGTACGCAGACGTACCCTGGAGCCTGGCATGGCAGACACTCGCCTTGCCAGATGCCTGAGCACTCTGGATTTGGTGGCCCTGGGTGTGGGCAGCACGTTGGGTGCAGGTGTGTATGTCTTGGCTGGCGAGGTGGCCAAAGATAAAGCTGGACCATCCATTGTGATCTGCTTTTTGGTGGCCGCTCTATCTTCTGTGTTGGCTGGACTGTGCTATGCGGAGTTTGGTGCCCGAGTTCCCCGTTCTGGTTCTGCGTATCTGTACAGCTATGTCACCGTGGGTGAACTCTGGGCCTTCACCACTGGCTGGAACCTCATCCTCTCCTATGTCATCG GTACAGCCAGTGTGGCCCGGGCCTGGAGCTCGGCTTTCGACAACCTGATTGGGAACCACATCTCTCGTACCCTGCAGGGGAGCATCTCACTGCATGTTCCCTATGTCCTCGCAGAATATCCAGACTTCTTTGCTCTGGGCCTTGTGTTGTTGCTCACCG GATTGCTGGCTCTGGGGGCCAGTGAGTCAGCCCTGGTTACCAAAGTGTTCACAGTGGTGAACCTTTTGGTTCTTGGTTTTGTCATCGTCTCTGGCTTCATTAAGGGGGACTTGCACAATTGGAAACTCACAGAAGAGGACTACAAACTGACCGTGGCTCGACTCAATGACACTTATAG CCTGGGCCCTCTGGGCTCTGGAGGATTTGTGCCTTTCGGCCTCGAGGGGATTCTCCATGGAGCAGCTACCTGTTTCTATGCATTTGTTGGTTTCGACTGTATTGCTACCACTG GCGAAGAAGCTAAGAATCCCCAACGTTCCATCCCCGTGGGCATTGTGATTTCACTGTTGGTCTGCTTTTTGGCATATTTTGGTGTCTCTTCGGCACTTACGCTTATGATGCCTTACTACCAGCTTCAACCTGAGAGCCCCCTGCCGGAGGCCTTTCTCCACACTGGATGGGCCCCTGCCCGCTATGTTGTGGCTATTGGATCCCTCTGTGCTCTTTCTACCAG cctcttGGGCTCTATGTTCCCCATGCCTCGGGTGATCTATGCGATGGCAGAGGATGGCCTCCTGTTCCGCGTCCTCGCCAGGATCCACAGCGGCACACACACCCCCATCGTGGCCACTGTGGTCTCTGGCATTGTTGCAG CATTCATGGCATTCCTCTTTGAGCTCGCTGATCTTGTGGACCTTATGTCAATTGGGACCCTGCTTGCTTACTCCCTGGTGGCTGTTTGTGTCCTCATCCTCAG GTATCAGTCTGAGGTGAAGAATGAGGAGGATCAGGTGGAGCTGCAGGAGGAGAAGACAGCTGAAGCCGAGAAGCTGACCCTACAGGGACTATTTTGTCCACTCAACTCCAACCCCACTCCACTCTCTGGCCAAGTTGTCTATGTTTGCTCCTCATTGGTTG CTCTGCTGCTGACTCTTCTTTGCCTGGTGCTGACCAAGTGGCCCGTTCCACTGCTTTCTGGAGACCCAGTGTGGACTGCAGTGGTTGTGCTGCTCCTGATGCTCATTACTGGGATCACTGGGGTCATTTGGAGACAGCCCCAGAGCTCCACTCCCCTTCACTTTAAG GTACCTGCTTTGCCTCTTCTCCCACTAATGAGCATCTTTGTGAATGTTTACCTTATGATGCAGATGACAGCTGGCACCTGGGCCCGATTTGGGGTCTGGATGCTGATTG GGTTTGCTATCTACTTCGGCTATGGGATCCACCACAGCCTGGAAGAGGTTAAGAGTGACCAACCTCCACTCAAGTCTAGAGCCAAAACTTTAGACCTTGATCTCAGCAGTGCCTGTACACCTTCGATTTGA
- the SLC7A3 gene encoding cationic amino acid transporter 3 isoform X2 — protein sequence MLWHALRRFGQKLVRRRTLEPGMADTRLARCLSTLDLVALGVGSTLGAGVYVLAGEVAKDKAGPSIVICFLVAALSSVLAGLCYAEFGARVPRSGSAYLYSYVTVGELWAFTTGWNLILSYVIGTASVARAWSSAFDNLIGNHISRTLQGSISLHVPYVLAEYPDFFALGLVLLLTGEEAKNPQRSIPVGIVISLLVCFLAYFGVSSALTLMMPYYQLQPESPLPEAFLHTGWAPARYVVAIGSLCALSTSLLGSMFPMPRVIYAMAEDGLLFRVLARIHSGTHTPIVATVVSGIVAAFMAFLFELADLVDLMSIGTLLAYSLVAVCVLILRYQSEVKNEEDQVELQEEKTAEAEKLTLQGLFCPLNSNPTPLSGQVVYVCSSLVALLLTLLCLVLTKWPVPLLSGDPVWTAVVVLLLMLITGITGVIWRQPQSSTPLHFKVPALPLLPLMSIFVNVYLMMQMTAGTWARFGVWMLIGFAIYFGYGIHHSLEEVKSDQPPLKSRAKTLDLDLSSACTPSI from the exons ATGCTGTGGCACGCACTTCGCAGATTTGGTCAAAAGCTGGTACGCAGACGTACCCTGGAGCCTGGCATGGCAGACACTCGCCTTGCCAGATGCCTGAGCACTCTGGATTTGGTGGCCCTGGGTGTGGGCAGCACGTTGGGTGCAGGTGTGTATGTCTTGGCTGGCGAGGTGGCCAAAGATAAAGCTGGACCATCCATTGTGATCTGCTTTTTGGTGGCCGCTCTATCTTCTGTGTTGGCTGGACTGTGCTATGCGGAGTTTGGTGCCCGAGTTCCCCGTTCTGGTTCTGCGTATCTGTACAGCTATGTCACCGTGGGTGAACTCTGGGCCTTCACCACTGGCTGGAACCTCATCCTCTCCTATGTCATCG GTACAGCCAGTGTGGCCCGGGCCTGGAGCTCGGCTTTCGACAACCTGATTGGGAACCACATCTCTCGTACCCTGCAGGGGAGCATCTCACTGCATGTTCCCTATGTCCTCGCAGAATATCCAGACTTCTTTGCTCTGGGCCTTGTGTTGTTGCTCACCG GCGAAGAAGCTAAGAATCCCCAACGTTCCATCCCCGTGGGCATTGTGATTTCACTGTTGGTCTGCTTTTTGGCATATTTTGGTGTCTCTTCGGCACTTACGCTTATGATGCCTTACTACCAGCTTCAACCTGAGAGCCCCCTGCCGGAGGCCTTTCTCCACACTGGATGGGCCCCTGCCCGCTATGTTGTGGCTATTGGATCCCTCTGTGCTCTTTCTACCAG cctcttGGGCTCTATGTTCCCCATGCCTCGGGTGATCTATGCGATGGCAGAGGATGGCCTCCTGTTCCGCGTCCTCGCCAGGATCCACAGCGGCACACACACCCCCATCGTGGCCACTGTGGTCTCTGGCATTGTTGCAG CATTCATGGCATTCCTCTTTGAGCTCGCTGATCTTGTGGACCTTATGTCAATTGGGACCCTGCTTGCTTACTCCCTGGTGGCTGTTTGTGTCCTCATCCTCAG GTATCAGTCTGAGGTGAAGAATGAGGAGGATCAGGTGGAGCTGCAGGAGGAGAAGACAGCTGAAGCCGAGAAGCTGACCCTACAGGGACTATTTTGTCCACTCAACTCCAACCCCACTCCACTCTCTGGCCAAGTTGTCTATGTTTGCTCCTCATTGGTTG CTCTGCTGCTGACTCTTCTTTGCCTGGTGCTGACCAAGTGGCCCGTTCCACTGCTTTCTGGAGACCCAGTGTGGACTGCAGTGGTTGTGCTGCTCCTGATGCTCATTACTGGGATCACTGGGGTCATTTGGAGACAGCCCCAGAGCTCCACTCCCCTTCACTTTAAG GTACCTGCTTTGCCTCTTCTCCCACTAATGAGCATCTTTGTGAATGTTTACCTTATGATGCAGATGACAGCTGGCACCTGGGCCCGATTTGGGGTCTGGATGCTGATTG GGTTTGCTATCTACTTCGGCTATGGGATCCACCACAGCCTGGAAGAGGTTAAGAGTGACCAACCTCCACTCAAGTCTAGAGCCAAAACTTTAGACCTTGATCTCAGCAGTGCCTGTACACCTTCGATTTGA